In Eleutherodactylus coqui strain aEleCoq1 chromosome 4, aEleCoq1.hap1, whole genome shotgun sequence, the following are encoded in one genomic region:
- the DKK1 gene encoding dickkopf-related protein 1, with protein MHRPLLRMLMTLLSLLQGASAYVVVAANSNSIKNAPAAPPGQPMGFYPVSVSPDSFYDIANKYQPFDAYPLYSCTEDDDCALDEFCHSSRTGNNLVCLACRKRRKRCLRDAMCCMGTYCSNGICIPVEPENERFPHHGYMEDAMMETYNDQATVDTNTKFTTSPSGMQPFKGRDGDVCLRSSDCGPGLCCARHFWSKICKPVLEEGQVCTKHRRKGTHGLEIFQRCHCGAGMSCKLQKGEFTTVPKTSRLHTCQRH; from the exons ATGCACCGGCCTCTTCTCAGGATGCTCATgaccctcctctctcttctccaaGGAGCCTCTGCCTATGTGGTGGTGGCGGCAAACTCCAACTCTATCAAGAATGCCCCTGCAGCACCACCTGGCCAACCTATGGGCTTCTACCCAGTCAGTGTCAGCCCGGACTCCTTCTATGACATTGCCAACAAGTACCAGCCCTTTGATGCTTACCCT CTTTACAGTTGTACAGAAGATGATGATTGTGCTCTAGATGAGTTTTGCCATAGCTCTAGAACTGGCAACAACCTGGTCTGCCTGGCATGCAGGAAGCGCAGAAAAAGATGCCTCAGGGATGCCATGTGCTGTATGGGCACCTACTGTAGTAATG GTATTTGTATACCGGTTGAGCCAGAAAATGAACGTTTCCCACATCATGGGTATATGGAGGATGCAATGATGGAGACGTACAATGACCAGGCCACAGTGGATACTAACACCAAATTTACTACATCTCCTTCTGGAATGCAGCCATTTAAAG gTCGTGATGGTGATGTGTGTCTCAGGTCATCAGACTGCGGACCAGGACTTTGTTGTGCACGCCACTTCTGGTCAAAGATCTGCAAACCTGTCCTTGAGGAAGGCCAAGTGTGCACCAAGCACAGGAGAAAAGGCACTCATGGGCTGGAGATATTCCAGCGTTGTCATTGTGGAGCAGGAATGTCCTGCAAGTTACAGAAGGGAGAGTTCACAACAGTTCCTAAAACCTCGAGACTTCACACTTGTCAGAGGCATTGA